One Flavobacterium sp. 90 DNA segment encodes these proteins:
- a CDS encoding nitrilase family protein, which translates to MENLKIATAQFENKSGDKNYNLSIIEKLSQKAANEGCDVIAFHECSITGYTFARHLSKEQMLDLAEIIPSGESILKLTEIAQKNDIVILAGLFEKDENDNLFKAYVCVDKNGLVAKYRKLHPFINPYLTPGDRYCIFEIKGWKCGILICYDNNIIENVRATKLLGANIIFMPHVTMCTPSTRPGAGFVAPRLWENREADPTSLRLEFDGMKGRDWLMKWLPARAYDNAIYAVFSNPIGMDDDQLKNGCSMIVDPFGDILAECRTFDDSFATAIITPEKCVLAGGNRYIKARRPELYRDIIGQNHESEQNVVWLNSYEKS; encoded by the coding sequence ATGGAAAATCTAAAAATAGCTACTGCACAATTTGAGAATAAAAGCGGCGACAAAAACTATAATTTATCTATAATCGAAAAGCTTTCGCAAAAAGCGGCCAATGAAGGTTGCGATGTGATTGCGTTTCACGAATGTTCAATCACGGGATATACATTTGCAAGACATTTATCGAAAGAACAAATGCTGGATTTAGCAGAAATTATCCCAAGTGGAGAAAGCATCTTAAAACTAACCGAAATTGCCCAAAAAAATGATATTGTAATTCTTGCCGGACTTTTTGAAAAGGATGAAAATGATAATCTTTTTAAAGCCTACGTTTGTGTTGACAAAAATGGTTTGGTTGCAAAATACAGAAAACTTCATCCGTTTATAAATCCCTATTTAACGCCCGGAGATCGTTATTGCATCTTTGAAATTAAAGGCTGGAAATGCGGAATTCTAATTTGTTACGACAATAATATTATCGAAAATGTTCGCGCAACAAAACTTCTGGGAGCCAATATTATTTTTATGCCACACGTCACGATGTGTACGCCTTCGACAAGACCTGGCGCTGGATTTGTTGCACCTCGACTTTGGGAAAACCGTGAAGCTGATCCAACTTCTTTAAGACTGGAATTTGACGGAATGAAGGGTCGCGATTGGTTAATGAAATGGTTGCCTGCAAGAGCTTATGATAATGCTATTTATGCCGTTTTCTCCAACCCAATTGGTATGGATGACGATCAATTAAAAAATGGCTGTTCGATGATTGTTGATCCGTTTGGAGATATTCTCGCAGAATGCCGAACTTTTGACGACTCTTTTGCCACAGCAATAATTACTCCTGAAAAATGCGTTTTAGCTGGAGGAAATCGCTATATAAAAGCAAGAAGACCAGAATTATATCGTGATATTATTGGACAAAATCACGAATCAGAACAAAATGTCGTTTGGTTAAATTCTTATGAAAAAAGTTAA
- a CDS encoding MarR family transcriptional regulator, which translates to MEIKDQVLDAIKKAEQPVNAGKVVELTKLERKEVDKAMKKLKDEGLIVSPKHCFWEAK; encoded by the coding sequence ATGGAAATCAAGGATCAGGTATTAGATGCAATAAAAAAAGCTGAACAGCCTGTAAATGCTGGTAAAGTAGTTGAGTTAACTAAACTAGAGCGTAAAGAAGTAGACAAAGCAATGAAAAAATTAAAAGACGAAGGTTTAATAGTTTCTCCTAAACATTGCTTTTGGGAAGCAAAATGA
- a CDS encoding helix-turn-helix domain-containing protein, protein MKLILDCIKNYTINISRIIIIMQVLPSKELSPYIKHYLFLDNQETAIQKLRLFSDGNTGVVFSFKSKLIADISDYKAMNYLPNSFLYGQLNGFKDIYSNDEITLIIVVFQPTGIHQLLGIPANEFLDSIISIDDVFGENGLILQEKLSEQNSNQTRIELLNHFFGNLISKKSQSNQMIVNSSLDFIISNKGHFSVAQLVKYTGYTERHLERKFKESIGLNPKKFGNVVRLHHFLKLLKDKPADTNLTTICYDAGFSDQSHLIKDFRKHTGISPKEYLYYSGKLTNNLIKTSPPL, encoded by the coding sequence ATGAAGCTGATTCTTGATTGTATAAAAAATTATACGATTAACATCTCAAGAATTATTATAATCATGCAAGTTTTACCTTCAAAAGAATTATCGCCTTATATCAAACATTATCTTTTTTTGGATAATCAGGAAACTGCTATTCAAAAACTTAGATTGTTTTCTGATGGAAATACCGGCGTTGTATTTTCTTTTAAGAGTAAACTTATCGCTGATATTTCGGATTATAAAGCAATGAATTATCTGCCAAATTCATTTTTATACGGACAACTCAATGGTTTTAAAGACATTTATTCTAATGACGAAATAACTTTAATAATTGTTGTTTTTCAGCCCACGGGAATTCATCAATTGTTGGGAATTCCTGCCAATGAATTTCTCGATTCTATTATTTCTATAGATGATGTTTTTGGAGAAAACGGACTGATTCTACAGGAAAAATTATCGGAACAAAATAGTAATCAAACAAGAATTGAGCTTTTAAATCATTTTTTCGGAAACCTGATTTCTAAGAAATCTCAATCAAACCAAATGATTGTAAATAGTTCGTTAGATTTTATAATTTCAAACAAAGGACATTTTTCTGTAGCACAATTGGTCAAATATACCGGTTATACCGAAAGACATTTGGAACGAAAATTTAAAGAATCGATTGGGTTAAACCCAAAGAAATTTGGCAACGTTGTTAGATTGCATCATTTTTTAAAATTATTAAAAGACAAACCTGCAGATACAAATCTGACGACTATTTGTTATGATGCAGGATTTTCGGATCAATCGCATTTAATCAAAGATTTCAGAAAACATACCGGAATATCTCCCAAAGAATACTTGTATTACAGCGGGAAATTAACCAATAATCTTATCAAGACTTCTCCTCCATTATAA
- a CDS encoding MFS transporter, which yields MFKALKSKNFKLFFYGQSVSVIGTWLQKTAVSWMVYSVTGSVFLLGLATFLSMIPSLFLAPLAGSIIGRYDRHKAMILLQSLAMLQAGALALLIYLKIYNINFILALSLFQGIINSFDMTCRQTMMIDIVDNKEDLPNAVALNSTLNNFARIAGPALAGIILHNYGEDICFIGNFLSYIPVLISLLMMKITPHIKATDKMKMLDDFLEGLDYVKKETEMAKMLLMLMCSSLFVISFNTLMPVFAKDIFSGNAQTFSWFESAAGIGSILSAIYLANLKKADNMGKIMIAASLLLGFSIIILAYSNSLTVALICMALSGVGMMAQTSSINIYVQTQSTVNMRSRSISYYLMAYQGMIPVGSLIIGYVSHIIGTRNTVAIQGIICIVSVIVYVYYKNRSSEEELGTCPVRYKD from the coding sequence ATGTTTAAAGCGCTAAAATCAAAAAACTTCAAGTTATTCTTTTACGGACAATCAGTTTCGGTAATTGGAACGTGGCTTCAAAAAACGGCTGTAAGTTGGATGGTTTACAGCGTGACGGGTTCTGTCTTTTTACTTGGTCTTGCCACTTTTTTAAGTATGATTCCGTCTTTATTTCTTGCACCGTTGGCCGGAAGTATTATTGGGCGTTACGACAGACACAAAGCCATGATTCTATTGCAATCTTTGGCGATGCTTCAGGCTGGTGCTTTGGCTTTACTGATTTACTTAAAAATTTACAATATCAATTTTATTTTGGCTTTAAGCCTTTTTCAGGGAATTATAAACTCCTTTGACATGACTTGTCGTCAAACTATGATGATTGATATTGTCGATAACAAAGAAGATTTACCAAATGCGGTTGCTTTAAACTCTACTTTAAATAATTTTGCGCGTATTGCAGGTCCGGCTTTGGCAGGAATTATTCTGCACAATTATGGTGAGGACATTTGTTTTATTGGAAACTTCTTAAGTTATATTCCGGTTTTGATTTCTTTATTGATGATGAAAATCACTCCCCATATTAAAGCAACCGATAAAATGAAAATGTTAGACGATTTTCTTGAAGGTTTGGATTATGTGAAAAAAGAAACCGAAATGGCAAAAATGCTTTTAATGTTAATGTGCAGCAGTTTATTCGTGATTTCTTTCAATACTTTAATGCCGGTTTTTGCCAAAGATATCTTTAGCGGAAACGCTCAAACTTTTAGTTGGTTCGAAAGTGCTGCCGGAATTGGTTCGATCTTATCAGCCATTTATTTGGCAAATCTTAAAAAAGCTGATAATATGGGCAAAATAATGATCGCTGCGAGTTTATTGTTAGGTTTTAGCATTATTATACTTGCTTACTCAAATAGTTTGACTGTTGCGCTTATTTGTATGGCTTTGAGCGGCGTGGGAATGATGGCACAAACCTCATCGATAAACATTTATGTTCAAACACAAAGTACCGTAAATATGCGTTCCAGAAGTATTAGCTATTATTTAATGGCGTATCAGGGAATGATTCCTGTAGGAAGTTTAATAATTGGATACGTTTCGCACATTATAGGAACCAGAAATACGGTTGCAATTCAAGGAATTATTTGTATCGTTTCTGTAATTGTTTATGTGTATTATAAAAACCGCAGTTCTGAAGAAGAATTGGGAACTTGTCCGGTTCGATATAAAGATTAA
- a CDS encoding integrase core domain-containing protein, which translates to MRNNSQDSTLERNYLEKYRFLIKEYEQVKNKTHPLYKKAMDFYAANNTCRKSFLKYYNRFKQSGKSIDLLPQKRGPKYKTRRPLPFIEQKVIALREKGNNKYEIVSILRPKLGKHTPSYSGVYNILKRNKINRLTPKIKKNHQKIIKERMGQLGHIDCHYLSKSIIKGENKNRYLVCVIDDYSRIAWAELVSDITSLTVMFAALKCLNILSDHYEIKFEEILSDNGAEFGPKTSKVKNNHPFERMLMELGIVHRYTKPYRPQTNGKVERFWRTLEDDLLRDTDFDSHEELKEELLQYLYYYNHERPHQGIDGKKPIEMINPLPK; encoded by the coding sequence ATGAGAAATAATAGTCAGGATTCCACTTTAGAGCGGAACTACTTAGAGAAGTATCGTTTTCTAATAAAAGAATATGAACAGGTAAAAAATAAAACTCATCCTTTGTATAAAAAAGCAATGGATTTTTATGCAGCAAATAATACTTGCCGAAAGAGTTTTTTAAAGTATTATAATCGCTTTAAACAAAGTGGGAAATCTATTGATTTATTGCCCCAAAAAAGAGGTCCCAAATATAAAACAAGACGTCCTTTGCCTTTTATAGAGCAAAAAGTAATTGCATTACGAGAAAAAGGAAACAACAAATATGAAATTGTTAGTATCTTAAGGCCCAAATTAGGGAAGCATACACCATCATATTCAGGAGTTTATAATATTTTAAAACGCAATAAAATAAATAGATTAACTCCGAAGATTAAAAAGAATCATCAAAAAATAATCAAGGAAAGAATGGGACAACTTGGTCATATTGATTGTCATTATTTGAGCAAAAGTATAATTAAAGGGGAAAATAAAAATCGCTATTTAGTTTGTGTAATAGATGATTACAGTCGAATTGCCTGGGCTGAATTAGTTTCTGATATTACCAGTTTAACAGTTATGTTTGCGGCATTGAAATGTTTAAACATCCTAAGTGATCATTATGAAATAAAATTTGAAGAGATATTATCTGATAATGGAGCTGAATTTGGACCTAAAACAAGCAAAGTGAAAAATAATCACCCTTTTGAGAGGATGTTAATGGAATTAGGTATTGTTCATAGGTACACAAAACCCTACAGACCACAAACTAATGGTAAAGTTGAACGCTTTTGGAGAACTCTTGAAGATGATTTATTGAGAGACACAGATTTTGATTCTCATGAAGAATTAAAAGAAGAATTATTGCAATACTTATATTATTATAATCATGAAAGACCACATCAAGGTATTGATGGAAAAAAACCAATCGAAATGATAAATCCGTTACCGAAATAA
- a CDS encoding TatD family hydrolase, whose translation MNSTPIITDTHTHLYSEEFDQDRDEMMQRAINAGVTRFFIPAIDAAATQSMYDLEQNYPDYVFLMMGLHPTYVKDNYEEELKHVETELAKRKFYAVGEIGIDLYWDKTHLKEQQIAFKRQIQLAKQYKLPIVIHCREAFDEIFEVLEEEKSDDLFGIFHCFSGTHEQALQAISYNMKLGIGGVVTFKNGKIDQFLNQIDLEHIVLETDSPYLAPIPYRGKRNESSYLVNVISKLADIYDVSEEEIAGKTTQNSKDVFGI comes from the coding sequence TTGAATTCAACACCTATAATTACCGACACGCACACACATTTATATTCAGAAGAATTTGATCAGGATCGTGACGAAATGATGCAAAGAGCTATAAATGCCGGAGTAACTCGTTTTTTTATTCCTGCAATCGATGCCGCTGCAACGCAATCTATGTATGATTTAGAGCAAAATTATCCTGACTATGTGTTCTTAATGATGGGTTTGCATCCCACTTACGTGAAAGATAATTACGAAGAAGAGCTAAAACATGTAGAAACCGAACTGGCAAAAAGAAAATTCTATGCCGTTGGTGAAATCGGAATTGATTTGTACTGGGATAAAACCCATTTAAAAGAACAACAAATTGCTTTTAAGAGACAAATTCAGTTAGCAAAACAATACAAATTACCAATTGTAATTCATTGTCGTGAAGCTTTTGATGAAATTTTTGAAGTTCTGGAAGAAGAGAAATCAGATGATTTATTTGGAATTTTTCATTGTTTTTCCGGAACACACGAACAGGCGCTTCAGGCGATTTCTTACAATATGAAGTTGGGAATTGGCGGAGTTGTGACATTTAAAAACGGAAAAATTGATCAGTTTTTAAATCAAATCGATTTGGAACATATCGTTTTAGAGACGGATTCACCTTATTTAGCACCAATTCCGTATCGCGGTAAACGCAACGAAAGCAGCTACTTGGTAAATGTTATTAGCAAATTAGCAGATATATATGACGTTTCTGAAGAAGAAATAGCAGGAAAAACAACACAAAATTCTAAGGACGTTTTTGGGATTTAA
- a CDS encoding GNAT family N-acetyltransferase, giving the protein MEFFKTTNEDIDAVFDIYNEATSYQKTVNNKSWRGFERALIEKEIEENRHFIIKEGDEVACTFVLTFNDLIIWKEAAKDPAVYLHRIATNPKFRGQSYVKKIIEWVKIYAKENNKEYIRLDTHSGNERINKYYTSCGFEYKGISTIEWTSELPEHYKEGSFSLFEIKL; this is encoded by the coding sequence ATGGAATTTTTTAAAACTACAAATGAAGATATCGACGCTGTTTTTGATATCTATAATGAAGCTACATCATACCAAAAAACAGTCAATAATAAAAGCTGGAGAGGCTTTGAAAGAGCACTTATTGAAAAAGAAATTGAAGAAAATCGCCATTTTATTATCAAAGAAGGAGATGAAGTTGCCTGTACATTTGTACTTACTTTTAATGATTTAATTATCTGGAAAGAAGCTGCAAAAGATCCTGCAGTTTATCTTCATCGTATTGCCACAAATCCAAAATTCAGGGGACAATCGTATGTAAAAAAAATCATCGAATGGGTTAAAATATATGCCAAAGAAAATAACAAAGAATACATTAGACTTGACACGCATAGCGGAAACGAGAGAATAAACAAATACTACACAAGTTGCGGTTTCGAATATAAAGGAATCAGCACAATAGAATGGACAAGCGAATTACCGGAGCATTACAAAGAAGGTTCTTTTAGTTTGTTTGAGATTAAACTTTAA
- a CDS encoding 1-acyl-sn-glycerol-3-phosphate acyltransferase produces MQKFDAIRPFYDSEINEALHDVVNHPMMKTMMNFTFPEVEDEVWKEQLKKTHSIRDFQCNFIYNTIQKVLEKSSEGLTTSGFEKLEPNTSYLFISNHRDILLDTTLLNVCLFEHGLVMTASAIGDNLVKKAFLSTLAKLNRNFLVLRGLTPREMLQSSKLLAEYMGQLLLRENRSVWIAQREGRTKDGNDETNPGVLKMIGMGSDEANLMDYFKKLKIVPVSISYEYDPTDVLKMPQLMAEANNEVYVKDKNEDFMTIISGVMGTKKRIHISVGDVLDTEIDQIVAENDNSNKQIQALAQVIDDSILKNYQLWPTNFIAYDILNETNRFAHLYKENEKSLFERRLEMRIGSDNPVTRQGFLSMYANPVVNKLKYQDVI; encoded by the coding sequence ATGCAGAAATTTGATGCCATTCGACCGTTTTATGATTCTGAAATAAATGAAGCACTTCATGATGTTGTCAATCATCCAATGATGAAAACCATGATGAACTTTACTTTTCCGGAAGTAGAAGATGAGGTTTGGAAAGAGCAACTTAAGAAAACACATTCGATTCGTGATTTTCAGTGCAACTTTATTTATAATACGATACAAAAGGTTTTAGAGAAAAGTTCTGAAGGACTTACAACTTCAGGATTTGAAAAATTGGAACCAAATACTTCTTACTTATTTATCTCTAATCACAGGGATATTCTTCTAGATACAACCTTATTAAACGTTTGCCTTTTTGAGCATGGATTAGTCATGACAGCATCTGCAATTGGAGATAATTTGGTTAAAAAAGCATTCCTGAGCACTTTGGCAAAACTAAACAGAAACTTTTTGGTTCTAAGAGGTTTAACGCCAAGAGAAATGTTGCAAAGTTCTAAATTGCTTGCCGAATATATGGGACAATTATTGCTTCGTGAAAATCGTTCGGTTTGGATTGCACAAAGAGAAGGACGTACAAAAGACGGAAATGACGAAACCAATCCAGGCGTTTTAAAAATGATTGGAATGGGTTCTGATGAAGCCAATTTGATGGATTATTTCAAGAAATTAAAGATCGTTCCGGTTTCAATTTCATACGAATACGATCCTACAGATGTTTTGAAAATGCCGCAATTAATGGCAGAAGCAAACAACGAAGTTTACGTTAAAGATAAAAACGAAGATTTCATGACTATTATAAGTGGCGTCATGGGAACTAAGAAAAGAATACACATTTCTGTTGGAGATGTTCTGGATACCGAAATTGATCAAATTGTTGCTGAAAACGATAATTCCAACAAACAAATTCAGGCATTGGCGCAAGTTATTGACGATTCGATTTTGAAGAATTATCAATTATGGCCAACTAATTTTATCGCTTACGACATCTTGAACGAAACAAATAGATTTGCTCATTTATACAAAGAAAATGAGAAATCTTTGTTTGAGCGTCGTTTAGAAATGCGTATCGGAAGTGATAATCCAGTTACAAGACAAGGATTTCTGTCAATGTATGCAAATCCTGTTGTGAACAAATTAAAATACCAAGATGTCATCTAA
- a CDS encoding ATP-binding protein, with the protein MSKKKIIPPETTTFPERTKVNHNDELLLVNKRLAQQIEERKKRASELVIANAELAYQNEEKEKRAAELVIANTELAYQNKEKQKRADELIIANSELLFQNKEKENRAAELVIANTELAYQNQEKEDRAAELVIANTELTFQNNEKEKRAAELVIANTELAYQNQEKEDRAAELVIANTELAYQNQEKEDRAAELSIANSELLFQNKEKENRAAELVIANTELTFQNNEKEKRAAELVIANTELAYQNKEKEKRAAELVIANTELTFQNNEKEKRASELILANNELEAFTYISSHHLQEPLRKIQVFSDRISTEEYQNLTEKGKYYLERIEVSASHMQALINDLLTYSRTSVTEKKFENTSLNDVINKVLEDLKEEIKLKKAIIELSGDCKAFIIPSQFHQLICNLVSNSLKFSTKEKAPHITIETLYTKPKTKKNKSLADYCHIIISDNGIGFDPQFESRVFEMFQQLNSKTDYKGTGIGLAIVKKIVENHNGIITATGKLNHGAKFDIYIPVVS; encoded by the coding sequence ATGAGCAAAAAAAAGATTATTCCGCCTGAAACTACTACTTTTCCAGAACGGACTAAAGTAAATCATAATGATGAATTGCTGCTCGTTAATAAAAGACTTGCACAACAAATCGAGGAACGAAAAAAGCGTGCCTCAGAGCTTGTTATTGCCAATGCTGAACTGGCCTATCAAAACGAAGAAAAAGAAAAACGTGCTGCCGAACTTGTTATTGCAAATACAGAACTTGCCTACCAAAATAAAGAAAAACAAAAACGGGCTGATGAACTAATTATCGCCAATTCTGAGCTTCTTTTTCAAAATAAAGAAAAAGAAAATCGTGCCGCAGAATTAGTTATAGCAAACACAGAACTTGCTTATCAAAATCAGGAAAAAGAAGACCGCGCTGCCGAACTTGTTATCGCAAATACAGAACTTACTTTTCAAAACAATGAAAAAGAAAAACGCGCTGCCGAACTTGTGATTGCAAATACAGAACTTGCTTATCAAAATCAGGAAAAAGAAGACCGTGCTGCGGAACTTGTTATAGCAAATACAGAACTTGCTTATCAAAACCAGGAAAAAGAAGATCGTGCTGCCGAACTAAGTATTGCTAATTCTGAACTTCTTTTTCAAAACAAAGAAAAAGAAAATCGTGCTGCAGAGCTTGTTATCGCAAATACAGAACTTACTTTCCAAAACAATGAAAAAGAAAAACGTGCCGCTGAACTTGTAATAGCAAATACAGAACTTGCTTATCAAAATAAAGAAAAAGAAAAACGTGCCGCAGAACTTGTTATTGCAAACACAGAACTTACTTTTCAAAACAATGAAAAAGAAAAACGTGCTTCCGAGTTAATTCTTGCAAATAATGAATTGGAAGCTTTTACTTATATATCCAGTCATCATCTTCAGGAACCACTGAGAAAAATACAGGTTTTTTCGGATCGAATTTCAACAGAAGAATATCAAAATTTAACGGAGAAAGGAAAGTATTATCTTGAACGAATCGAAGTTTCGGCTTCTCACATGCAAGCACTTATAAATGATTTATTGACTTATTCCCGCACAAGTGTAACCGAAAAGAAATTTGAAAACACTAGTCTTAATGATGTCATCAATAAAGTACTGGAAGATTTAAAAGAAGAAATAAAATTAAAAAAAGCTATTATTGAATTATCCGGAGATTGTAAAGCTTTTATAATTCCTTCACAGTTTCATCAATTAATATGCAATTTGGTAAGTAATTCTCTGAAATTCTCAACAAAAGAAAAAGCACCTCATATCACTATAGAAACCCTTTATACAAAACCAAAAACAAAGAAAAATAAATCATTGGCAGATTATTGCCACATTATTATAAGTGATAATGGCATTGGATTTGACCCTCAGTTTGAAAGCAGGGTTTTCGAAATGTTCCAGCAACTCAATAGTAAAACAGATTATAAAGGAACCGGAATTGGTCTTGCTATTGTCAAAAAAATTGTAGAAAACCATAACGGAATCATTACCGCAACCGGAAAATTAAATCACGGAGCTAAATTTGATATTTATATTCCGGTAGTATCATAA
- a CDS encoding LysR substrate-binding domain-containing protein, with protein sequence MEIYQLEYFIKTAEVLHFTKAAELCFVTQSGLSQQIKKLEEELGMPLFIRIGKKVQLTEAGSVFLIHAKKVIENVESGKQAIDDLNEMIGGELRIGVTYIFGLLILPVINAFAKRYQKLKIVVEYGTTEALEQKLIHNELDLVLVISSHEIDLPIQKVPLFTSNMVMVVSKSHSLAALDKIAFKKIEGIPLVLPGKGSNSREFVEELFTKNKMKPKISIELNSIHALLQMVQDSDWATIVAEKALKDWDNLKAITITGVPTQRDSYMLTIEGAYQKKAVKLFMEEFKKSM encoded by the coding sequence ATGGAGATTTATCAATTAGAATATTTTATTAAAACCGCTGAAGTTCTTCATTTTACAAAAGCTGCCGAATTGTGTTTTGTCACACAATCCGGATTATCGCAACAAATAAAAAAGCTGGAAGAAGAACTCGGAATGCCTTTGTTTATCAGGATTGGGAAAAAAGTACAACTTACCGAAGCCGGTTCTGTTTTCTTGATTCATGCTAAAAAAGTGATCGAAAATGTAGAAAGCGGGAAACAGGCAATTGACGATTTGAATGAAATGATTGGCGGTGAATTGCGAATTGGTGTGACTTATATTTTTGGATTATTGATTCTGCCCGTGATTAATGCATTTGCAAAAAGATACCAAAAACTAAAAATTGTCGTAGAATACGGTACAACCGAAGCATTGGAGCAAAAATTAATTCACAATGAACTGGATTTGGTTTTGGTTATTTCATCGCATGAAATAGATCTTCCAATTCAAAAAGTGCCTTTGTTTACTTCAAATATGGTTATGGTAGTTTCAAAATCACATTCTTTGGCGGCTTTAGACAAAATTGCTTTTAAGAAAATTGAAGGAATACCGCTGGTTCTTCCGGGGAAAGGTTCGAATTCGAGAGAATTTGTAGAAGAGTTGTTTACAAAAAACAAAATGAAACCTAAAATTTCGATTGAGTTAAACTCGATTCACGCTTTATTGCAAATGGTACAAGATAGTGATTGGGCAACAATTGTAGCAGAAAAAGCCCTAAAAGACTGGGATAATCTAAAAGCAATAACGATTACGGGAGTTCCTACACAAAGAGATTCGTATATGTTAACCATAGAAGGAGCGTATCAAAAAAAGGCTGTAAAATTATTTATGGAAGAATTTAAGAAAAGTATGTAA
- a CDS encoding helix-turn-helix transcriptional regulator — MSTTTKPYHIGRKISRIRELKDMKQEALAQALGTNQQAISAMENSETIDEEKLKEVAKALGMTVDAIKNFSEEAVINYFNNIYDNEINGSIVAPQSNHCNFNPLDKLIEVYEEKEKLYERLLQSEKDKNEYLEKLLKEK; from the coding sequence ATGAGCACAACAACAAAACCATATCATATAGGGCGAAAAATAAGCCGTATTCGTGAACTTAAAGACATGAAACAAGAAGCATTGGCACAAGCTTTGGGAACAAATCAGCAAGCAATCTCGGCTATGGAAAACAGCGAAACTATAGACGAAGAAAAACTGAAAGAAGTCGCAAAAGCTCTTGGAATGACCGTTGACGCAATTAAAAATTTTTCGGAAGAAGCGGTGATCAATTATTTTAATAATATTTACGATAACGAAATTAATGGAAGCATTGTTGCTCCACAGTCTAATCATTGCAATTTCAATCCATTAGACAAATTAATTGAAGTTTATGAAGAAAAAGAAAAGCTTTATGAACGTTTACTTCAATCTGAAAAGGATAAAAACGAATATTTGGAGAAATTATTAAAAGAGAAATAA
- a CDS encoding asparaginase → MSSKAKILLIYTGGTIGMSKDFETGALKAFNFGKLLQKIPEIKQLDCEIESVSFENPIDSSNMNPGEWTKIAEIIEENYIAYDGFVVLHGSDTMSYSASALSFMLENLSKPVVFTGSQLPIGDLRTDAKENLITAIQIASLQENGKPVINEVCLYFEYKLYRGNRTSKVNAEHFRAFTAPNYPELVESGVHLKLNRHLFLPIKENADLIVHKKLDNHVAIIKMFPGMSEIVLSSILAIKDLRGIVLETYGSGNAPTEDWFLNLIQKAIQSGLHIVNVTQCSGGSVNMGQYETSTALKSLGVISGKDITTEAAITKLMYLLGHNIPQAKFKNVFETALRGEISL, encoded by the coding sequence ATGTCATCTAAAGCTAAAATATTACTAATCTATACCGGTGGAACCATTGGTATGAGTAAAGATTTTGAAACGGGCGCACTCAAAGCGTTCAACTTTGGTAAACTATTGCAAAAAATTCCCGAAATCAAACAATTAGATTGTGAGATTGAATCCGTTTCTTTCGAAAATCCAATAGATTCATCTAATATGAATCCCGGAGAATGGACGAAAATTGCTGAAATTATAGAAGAGAATTACATTGCTTATGATGGATTTGTAGTACTTCATGGTTCAGATACAATGTCGTATTCAGCATCGGCATTGAGTTTTATGCTGGAGAATTTATCGAAACCAGTTGTATTTACCGGTTCTCAATTGCCAATTGGTGATTTGCGTACCGATGCAAAAGAAAATCTGATTACGGCAATCCAAATCGCTTCATTACAAGAAAACGGAAAACCGGTAATCAACGAAGTTTGTTTGTATTTTGAATATAAATTGTATCGCGGAAACCGAACTTCAAAAGTAAATGCTGAACATTTCAGAGCTTTTACAGCGCCAAATTACCCTGAATTGGTAGAATCTGGTGTTCACCTTAAATTAAACCGTCATTTATTTCTTCCTATAAAAGAAAACGCTGATTTAATTGTCCATAAAAAACTAGACAATCATGTTGCCATCATAAAAATGTTCCCTGGAATGAGCGAAATTGTTCTATCTTCAATTTTAGCCATTAAAGATTTAAGAGGTATCGTATTAGAAACGTATGGTTCCGGAAATGCACCAACAGAAGATTGGTTTTTGAATTTAATTCAGAAAGCCATTCAGTCCGGTTTGCATATCGTAAACGTAACACAATGTTCTGGCGGAAGCGTAAATATGGGACAATACGAAACCAGTACAGCATTAAAATCCCTTGGAGTTATCTCAGGAAAAGACATTACGACAGAAGCTGCAATTACAAAACTAATGTATTTGCTGGGCCACAATATTCCTCAAGCCAAATTTAAAAATGTATTTGAAACTGCTTTACGCGGAGAGATTTCGTTGTAA